One part of the Syngnathus acus chromosome 17, fSynAcu1.2, whole genome shotgun sequence genome encodes these proteins:
- the LOC119137302 gene encoding junctional protein associated with coronary artery disease: protein MYSVEDLLISHGYKLPRSGPPSATYDKRPTDCQRELLLDNRAGRAAVATALNGYEAERGGASAAGGLYGSRPAPLKGYVDSEGDRRRKEAFLGILGDAQPLGDSLATDSGFYDVPSLTYSEPLSHDERDISYWRRRGQDFSILLDYADGRELRASAGAWRPQALIAAEELRAERQAQQLWEEISWLRDQDTPGQLRVTGERKCQSLGTEDWRPAVGLGRQLSDGDGERWALEQYRLRTPEGFFHPRTKAKSQSLPRVLSPDGANNRELIPSRPSLPDRPQRLSSTLFSGPYSRYIYSGAIGRDRWGRNGGPSSHVALLPKPRFSRPLKPPSYEIHQQIRGSAEMLAIDQGLKLKDRPIFYSRGGELRHDYFAQHSLSGMEPPGYIPPPSYKRAPPPRAVSINRNEMLNLRWRSDSLQPSSDPGRWLTRHTGDSWLEQYGDRGASYRKQITSGNKEQPSQGRQVTAEDTRANQISGGNSLTDSDKIRNINKENPSAKNLGQSTCDSAFPPQQGQSLNAGRKTTLTENDSSTRWGSRGLNKKSDSVGPEQNRSQFFPSSILGKPPPPPCKPTDQVVPETVPEVKKVEQPEPPEKDKSKNLKKRLSETIFCLVSVPVTPQLTGTIRDQNNNNEKSPDPADSPSENKTGHLTNQSLQSTSSAEAELQALTGSIASSKTSSRASSKMFKKLPCRPPKINHYKELKLSGSWPANQYRDQETQTSPEAEKPGSENKEAQEDPIPAAPEAPADGVGAAGTAFTFPIKGVKSLKLSSNSAFSLTTTFSNQLNKSTAQQPAVPSSGNVESKPAASSGQEVFKVPEFLLKPIVSQRPWDAVKELEAIQKEVQEQQQQQQQQQPQQKQSNKQPSVDKCIEDLNEAYKDILELGAASNKVPDGSVEIPERIKIRLTSQPLNKPSSLRRSAVSWSVDPEYREVKSAFSRPATKSVTFSKQLREELPVPPRESGFREYRVVPHLPRRRSNDGRTVKLDLPDEPIETPLCDFSPTTNSAAAEVPWADRQPMQDASTLTSPPDYEDICQTLRHSRDPNDPNDPAVPQDLDLEEECPICKRELENQLRQGPLPPLHEENSSDSSVNPNGSPPQRIAVESPSENAMDQELQNSSLNKTGLDVNTHTRKKDSSTQDNLGEVEERVDGPTDEPSDSEKGSKTELMESAQKEVTEGETDQSVEVDPGPGRERETDAASDDKQDQDRKTIALAEHRLVLWTHPGRDHTGLPEFPPERLPLSVVPKLDRRLSLSLEGERRGDVLTDQFEALQNKLAISPGQGAAERPPGKIREVDVMYRMRRLSIRSTDSGEGNGEAKDSLDDPAAGSLQVLDKTAKHGDKSTFRTL, encoded by the exons TTTCTACGATGTCCCGAGTTTGACGTACTCCGAGCCGCTCAGCCACGATGAGAGGGATATTTCGTACTGGCGGAGGCGAGGCCAAGACTTTAGCATTCTCCTGGACTATGCTGATGGCAGGGAGCTGAGGGCCTCTGCGGGGGCATGGAGACCACAGGCCCTCATAGCGGCCGAGGAACTCAGGGCAGAGAGGCAAGCGCAGCAGCTGTGGGAGGAAATCTCCTGGCTGCGGGACCAAGATACACCCGGTCAGCTGAGGGTGACGGGAGAGCGGAAGTGTCAGAGCCTCGGTACTGAGGATTGGAGGCCTGCCGTGGGCCTGGGCAGGCAGTTGTCAGATGGGGACGGCGAACGGTGGGCTTTGGAGCAGTATCGCCTGAGGACACCTGAAGGTTTTTTTCACCCGAGAACAAAAGCCAAGTCTCAGTCCCTCCCAAGAGTTTTGTCACCTGATGGAGCAAACAACAGAGAGCTTATTCCATCCAGGCCGAGCCTACCAGACAGACCGCAAAGGCTAAGCAGCACTCTTTTCTCCGGGCCCTATAGTCGCTATATCTACAGCGGTGCTATTGGCAGGGACCGATGGGGCAGGAATGGCGGGCCAAGCAGCCATGTTGCACTTTTACCAAAGCCCAGGTTCAGCAGGCCTTTAAAGCCGCCGTCATATGAGATTCACCAGCAAATTAGGGGTAGCGCGGAAATGCTCGCTATAGACCAGGGTCTCAAGCTAAAAGACAGGCCTATCTTTTATTCGAGGGGAGGGGAGCTGCGACATGACTATTTTGCACAACACTCGCTCTCTGGAATGGAGCCCCCGGGCTACATCCCGCCCCCGTCTTATAAAAGAGCCCCACCCCCAAGAGCTGTGTCAATCAATCGTAATGAAATGCTAAACCTGCGGTGGAGGTCAGACTCCCTGCAACCCAGCTCAGACCCCGGGAGGTGGCTAACAAGGCACACGGGTGATTCGTGGCTAGAACAATATGGAGATCGTGGGGCGTCCTACCGTAAACAGATAACCTCTGGGAACAAAGAGCAACCGAGTCAAGGTCGTCAGGTAACAGCTGAAGACACGAGAGCGAATCAAATCTCAGGTGGAAATTCTCTCACTGACTCAGACAAGATCCGGAACATCAACAAAGAGAATCCATCTGCTAAAAATTTAGGACAATCTACCTGTGATAGTGCCTTTCCTCCCCAACAGGGACAATCTCTCAATGCTGGTCGCAAGACGACTCTTACTGAAAATGACAGCAGCACTCGATGGGGCAGCAGGggattgaacaaaaaaagtgacagtGTAGGTCCTGAGCAAAATCGTAGTCAATTTTTCCCCTCATCTATTCTGGGCAAGCCACCACCACCCCCATGCAAGCCAACTGACCAGGTTGTCCCTGAAACTGTGCCGGAAGTAAAGAAAGTCGAACAGCCCGAACCACCAGAGAAAGACAAGTCCAAGAATCTCAAAAAGAGACTCAGTGaaaccattttttgtttggtttcagtgccggtcaccCCGCAGCTCACTGGTACAATCCGTGATCAGAACAACAATAATGAGAAGTCACCAGACCCAGCAGACAGTCCcagtgaaaacaaaacggGCCATTTAACAAACCAAAGTCTCCAAAGCACATCTTCAGCTGAGGCAGAGCTGCAAGCATTGACTGGTAGCATAGCGAGCAGCAAGACGAGCAGCCGAGCCAGCagtaaaatgttcaaaaaattGCCCTGTAGACCCCCTAAAATAAACCATTACAAGGAGCTGAAGTTGTCCGGATCTTGGCCCGCAAACCAGTACCGCGACCAGGAGACGCAAACTAGCCCAGAGGCCGAAAAACCTGGCTCTGAAAACAAGGAAGCACAAGAAGACCCTATCCCTGCTGCTCCTGAGGCCCCTGCAGATGGTGTCGGTGCGGCGGGCACTGCCTTCACGTTCCCTATCAAGGGAGTGAAGAGCCTAAAACTTTCAAGTAACAGCGCCTTCTCCCTGACCACCACTTTCTCCAACCAGCTGAACAAGAGCACAGCTCAGCAGCCAGCAGTGCCATCCTCAGGAAATGTGGAGAGCAAACCAGCGGCGAGCAGCGGGCAGGAGGTGTTCAAGGTTCCCGAGTTCCTGCTGAAACCGATTGTCAGTCAGCGACCGTGGGATGCTGTCAAAGAACTGGAGGCAATCCAAAAAGAAGTCCaggaacaacaacagcagcaacagcagcagcagccgcaacAGAAACAGAGCAACAAACAGCCAAGTGTTGACAAGTGCATCGAGGACCTCAACGAGGCCTACAAAGACATCTTAGAGCTCGGTGCTGCCAGCAATAAAGTTCCAGATGGGTCAGTTGAAATCCCTGAGCGTATCAAGATCCGGCTGACGTCCCAGCCTCTCAACAAACCCAGCAGCCTTAGGCGAAGTGCAGTCAGCTGGTCTGTTGATCCGGAGTACAGGGAAGTCAAGAGCGCCTTCTCCAGGCCCGCCACCAAGTCCGTCACATTCAGCAAACAGCTTAGGGAAGAACTTCCTGTGCCCCCTCGGGAGTCGGGCTTTCGAGAATACAGGGTTGTTCCTCATCTTCCGCGTCGACGTAGCAATGATGGCAGGACTGTGAAACTGGACCTGCCGGATGAACCCATCGAGACGCCGCTTTGCGACTTCAGTCCCACCACCAACAGTGCTGCGGCGGAGGTGCCATGGGCGGACCGACAGCCCATGCAGGATGCCTCCACACTTACAAGTCCTCCTGACTATGAAGACATATGCCAGACTTTGCGTCACTCTCGGGATCCCAACGATCCTAATGACCCGGCAGTTCCTCAAGATCTTGATTTGGAGGAGGAATGCCCTATTTGCAAAAGGGAGCTGGAGAACCAGTTGAGACAGGGTCCGCTGCCTCCTCTCCATGAGGAGAACAGCTCGGATAGCTCAGTAAATCCAAATGGAAGTCCGCCGCAGCGTATTGCAGTTGAAAGTCCGTCTGAAAATGCAATGGATCAGGAACTTCAGAACTCGAGTCTCAACAAGACAGGGTTAGATGTAAACACTCATACAAGAAAAAAGGATTCTTCAACACAAGACAATTTGGGAGAGGTTGAAGAAAGAGTAGATGGTCCCACAGATGAGCCATCAGACTCTGAGAAAGGGAGTAAAACCGAGTTGATGGAGTCAGCGCAGAAAGAAGTCACTGAGGGGGAAACGGACCAATCTGTTGAAGTTGATCCTGGACCAGGGCGAGAAAGAGAAACCGACGCAGCATCGGATGACAAGCAGGACCAAGACAGGAAGACAATTGCTCTCGCAGAACATAGACTTGTACTTTGGACCCATCCAGGGCGAGATCACACCGGGTTGCCAGAGTTCCCCCCAGAGAGACTGCCACTTTCAGTCGTGCCAAAGCTGGACCGGAGGCTGTCTCTCAGCTTGGAAGGGGAACGGCGGGGCGATGTCCTAACTGATCAATTTGAAGCTCTCCAGAATAAGCTAGCCATTTCTCCTGGCCAAGGGGCCGCGGAACGCCCGCCCGGCAAGATACGGGAGGTGGACGTGATGTATCGCATGAGACGCCTCAGCATCAGGAGCACTGACTCTGGGGAGGGAAACGGAGAGGCCAAGGACTCCCTGGATGACCCCGCTGCTGGATCGCTACAGGTCTTGGACAAAACTGCAAAGCATGGTGACAAGTCTACTTTCAG AACGCTGTGA